AATTTTGGAAAGTCCGTTCGCTTGCAAATTGACGGGGTTGATGTACTGGTTTGCTCCGTGAAATCGCAAGTGCTGGATGAGCAAATTTTTCTGTTGCACGGAATCGACGTGACCAAATACAAAATCGTGGCCTTGAAATCAAGCACACATTTCCGGGCAGCGTTCGAACCGATTAGTGCACGCGTCATTACCGTTGATTCGCCGGGATTGACGACGCTCAACTTCCGATTCTTCAAATACGAGCGCGCCATTCGTCCGATTTATCCGTTAGACCCAGCCACAGAGTGGAACCTACATCAATTGACAAGGAAGTAGATGATCATGGAATCCGTACAGGAGCGCATCCGTAAGCATTACCCGGAATTGACCAACCAACAAAAACTCGCAGCCAAATACATTCTCGCGGAGCCGAAGACCGTTGCACTTCAACCAGCCAAAGCTGTCGGGGCATTGAGCGGTACAAGCGAAACGACAATCATCCGACTATCCTACGCTCTCGCTTACTCCGGGTACAGCGAATTGCAAAACGAGATCCGCAGCTCCTTATTGGAAAAAGTCCCAAAAGCTGATGCCATCCACAGTTTTCGTACAGCGGCTGTGGAGATGAAGGGGAAACAAGACCTGATTTCTTATAACATGGAGCAGGATGTTGCGTATATTCGGCAAACGTTAGGGGAGCTACAAAAGGACCAACTTTTGCAAGCGATTTCACGTATTATGGCAGCCAAACACATTCTCGTCGTAGGGTTTCGCAGCTCCTTTGCTCCGGCCCATTGGCTCGCCTTTACACTGAATGTCGTCAGAGGAAACGCGCATCTGTACAATGGGCCAGTTGATGACGTCAACTATCTGTTGACCCAGATCAATCAGGAGTGGCTCGTGATCGCACTCTCCTTCCCCCGCTATACGACTGAAACGATCCTGTTTGCAAAAGCAGCCAAAGAGAGAGGCGCCAAAATCATCGGGATTACCGACGATGAGCTATCTCCGATTGGACCCGTAGCCGATCAAATTTTGAAAGTCAGCGCACCTGCTCCTACTGCCTTAAAAGGAATGACGGCGATCTTTTCCATGCTGAATATTTTGATCAGTGGTGTGGTTCAGGCTGATGGAGAACAGGTACAACAAAGACTGAAAGAATACGAAGAGACAAGTCGACAAATATACCCGTTTGTGGAAGGGACAGAAGTGTAACGGCAATTGATAAGGGGGACGGGACATGAAAATTCACAAATGGAAGCAAGGGGCCTTGAGTGTATTTGTGGCAACGGCGTTGATTGCAGGCTGTTCCTCACAGCCGACCAATCAAACGGGAAATGACACGTCGGCCAAAGGTAACACATTAGTCATCGCTTCCCTGACGGACCCAGACTCGCTTGATATGCACAAAACGAGCTGGCTGAGCATGGAAAACAGTTTAATATACGAGCC
The window above is part of the Brevibacillus antibioticus genome. Proteins encoded here:
- a CDS encoding MurR/RpiR family transcriptional regulator, coding for MIMESVQERIRKHYPELTNQQKLAAKYILAEPKTVALQPAKAVGALSGTSETTIIRLSYALAYSGYSELQNEIRSSLLEKVPKADAIHSFRTAAVEMKGKQDLISYNMEQDVAYIRQTLGELQKDQLLQAISRIMAAKHILVVGFRSSFAPAHWLAFTLNVVRGNAHLYNGPVDDVNYLLTQINQEWLVIALSFPRYTTETILFAKAAKERGAKIIGITDDELSPIGPVADQILKVSAPAPTALKGMTAIFSMLNILISGVVQADGEQVQQRLKEYEETSRQIYPFVEGTEV